Proteins encoded within one genomic window of Setaria italica strain Yugu1 chromosome IV, Setaria_italica_v2.0, whole genome shotgun sequence:
- the LOC101761480 gene encoding ESCRT-related protein CHMP1, translating to MGNPEKLMNQIFDLKFTSKSLQRQARKCEKEEKEQKLKVKKAIEKGNMDGARIYAENAIRKRTEHMNYLRLASRLDAVVARLDTQAKMQVIGKSMQSIVKSLDSALATGNLQKMSETMDNFERQFVNMEVQAEFMEGAMAGSTSLSTPETEVNSLMQQVADDYGLEVSVGLPQAAAHAIPAAKDKEKVDEDDLSRRLAELKARG from the coding sequence atggggaACCCCGAGAAGCTGATGAACCAGATCTTCGACCTCAAGTTCACCTCCAAGTCGCTGCAGCGGCAGGCGCGCAAGTgcgagaaggaggagaaggagcagaAGCTCAAGGTGAAGAAGGCGATCGAGAAGGGCAACATGGACGGCGCCCGCATCTACGCCGAGAACGCCATCCGCAAGCGCACCGAGCACATGAActacctccgcctcgcctcccgcctcGACGCCGTCGTGGCCCGCCTCGACACGCAGGCCAAGATGCAGGTCATCGGCAAGTCCATGCAGTCCATCGTCAAGTCGCTCGACTCCGCGCTCGCCACCGGGAACCTCCAGAAGATGTCCGAGACCATGGACAATTTCGAGCGCCAGTTCGTCAACATGGAGGTCCAGGCCGAGTTCATGgagggcgccatggccggctccACCTCCCTCTCCACGCCCGAGACTGAGGTCAACAGCCTCATGCAGCAGGTCGCAGACGACTATGGGCTCGAGGTCTCCGTCGGCCTGCCTCAGGCCGCTGCGCACGCCATCCCTGCTGCCAAGGATAAGGAGAAGGTCGACGAGGACGACCTCTCTCGCCGCCTTGCCGAGCTCAAGGCCCGCGGCTGA
- the LOC101761880 gene encoding proteasome subunit beta type-3, translating into MSIFEYNGSAVMAMVGKNCFAIASDRRLGVQLQTIATDFQRVFKIHDKLYIGLSGLGTDAQTLYQRLVFRHKLYQLREERDMKPETFASLVSALLYEKRFGPYLCQPVIAGLGEDNEPFICTMDCLGAKELAKDFVVSGTASESLYGACESMYKPNMEPDELFETVSQALMSSVDRDCLSGWGGYVVIVTPTEVREHVVKGRMD; encoded by the exons ATGTCG ATCTTCGAGTACAACGGGTCCGCCGTGATGGCGATGGTGGGGAAGAACTGCTTCGCGATCGCCAGCGACCGGCGGCTGGGCGTGCAGCTGCAGACCATCGCGACCGACTTCCAGCGGGTGTTCAAGATCCACGACAAGCTCTACATCGGCCTCTCGGGGCTCGGCACAGACGCCCAGACGCT GTATCAGCGGCTGGTGTTTAGGCACAAGCTGTATCAGCTGCGGGAGGAGAGGGACATGAAGCCCGAGACCTTCGCCAGCCTCGTCTCTGCGCTCCTTTACGAGAAGAG ATTTGGGCCATATTTGTGCCAGCCAGTCATTGCTGGACTTGGAGAAGACAACGAGCCGTTTATTTGTACCATGGACTGCCTTGGTGCAAA GGAACTAGCCAAGGATTTTGTTGTTTCTGGGACAGCATCAGAATCTTTGTATGGTGCTTGTGAATCCATGTACAAGCCAAACATG GAACCTGACGAACTCTTCGAGACTGTATCTCAAGCACTGATGTCATCTGTAGACCGTGACTGCCTTAGCGGGTGGGGAGGCTACGTTGTGATCGT AACACCGACTGAAGTGAGAGAACATGTTGTGAAGGGCAGGATGGACTAA
- the LOC101760292 gene encoding heptahelical transmembrane protein ADIPOR1 gives MAMESSEEGATLCGHQEAAAAAAAVKGGGGGKRRKKGQRRGGEAGGERKKYKLVSYHELPDYMKENEFILNYYRSEWPILNAVLSLFSWHNETINIWTHLLGFMLFFGLTLVHLGQYFPQVADLIGHLSWPISKVAENVSSNIGDVLSGAAMFIQTNPTLASYGTAVASQTTRWPFFVFLAGAMFCLLSSSACHLLSCHSHRLNLFLIRLDYTGIAVMIVVSFFPPIYYIFQCEPRWQAVYLSAITAAGVGTVYALMSPRLSAARYRAHRALLFVGMGLSGVVPAAHAAAVNWHEPARNVTLAYEGAMAASYLVGTAFYLSRVPERWRPGAFDLAGHSHQIFHALVIAGALAHYGAAIVFLKARDEMGCPAK, from the exons ATGGCCATGGAGAGTAGTGAGGAGGGAGCCACACTTTGTGGCCAccaagaagcggcggcggcggcggcggccgtgaagggaggaggagggggcaagaggaggaagaaggggcagAGGAGAGGGGGAGAAGCAGGCGGGGAGAGGAAGAAGTACAAGCTCGTGAGCTACCACGAGCTGCCGGACTACATGAAGGAGAACGAGTTCATCCTCAACTACTACCGCTCCGAGTGGCCCATCCTCAATGCCGTCCTCAGCCTCTTCTCCTGGCACAACGAGACCATCAACATCTGGAC GCATCTCCTTGGCTTCATGCTGTTCTTCGGCCTCACCCTGGTGCATCTTGGCCAGTACTTCCCCCAGGTTGCTGATCTGATTGGGCACCTTTCCTG GCCAATCTCAAAGGTTGCTGAAAATGTCTCCAGCAATATCGGGGATGTCTTATCG GGTGCGGCGATGTTCATCCAGACGAACCCGACGCTGGCGTCGTACGGCACGGCGGTGgcgtcgcagacgacgcggtgGCCCTTCTTCGTGTTCCTTGCCGGCGCCATGTTCTGCCTGCTGAGCAGCAGCGCGTGCCACCTGCTGTCGTGCCACTCCCACCGGCTGAACCTGTTCCTGATCCGGCTCGACTACACGGGCATCGCCGTCATGATCGTGGTCTCCTTCTTCCCGCCCATCTACTACATCTTCCAGTGCGAGCCGCGGTGGCAGGCGGTGTACCTgtcggcgatcacggcggcgggCGTTGGCACGGTGTACGCGCTCATGTCCCCGCGGCTGAGCGCCGCCCGGTACCGCGCCCACCGCGCGCTGCTGTTCGTCGGGATGGGCCTGTCGGGCGTGGTGCCGGCGGCGCACGCGGCCGCCGTGAACTGGCACGAGCCTGCCCGGAACGTGACGCTGGCGTACGAGGGTGCCATGGCGGCGTCGTACCTGGTCGGCACGGCGTTCTACCTGAGCCGGGTGCCCGAGCGGTGGAGGCCCGGGGCGTTCGACCTCGCCGGCCACAGCCACCAGATCTTCCACGCGCTCGTCATCGCCGGCGCCCTCGCACACTACGGCGCCGCCATCGTGTTCCTCAAGGCCCGCGACGAGATGGGATGCCCGGCAAAGTGA
- the LOC101761098 gene encoding 36.4 kDa proline-rich protein-like — protein sequence MAASGKKLPPFLFTLLLLLSTAVTPILSLPAAAADHEVDCDCDKPKAPKPSHPPKTKPKNPKPPKGPSYPSPVTRPPKKGPSYPPVTRPPVVGPPKGPVTRPPVVAPPVTRPPVVGPPVTRPPVTYPPITGPPTTPPVVGPPVTYPPITGPPVTVPPITGPPVTVPPITGPPSTTPPVTGPPVTYPPGGGGGGSPSTPCPPPPPSTPTTPSSPTCPADSLKLGACVDLLGGLVHVGLGDPVVNKCCPVLEGLVELEAAVCLCTTIKLKLLNINIYLPLALQLLLTCGKTPPPGYTCTV from the coding sequence ATGGCGGCGAGCGGTAAGAAGCTCCCGCCGTTCCTCttcacgctgctgctgctgctctccacCGCCGTGACGCCCATCCTCTCGCTGCCAGCCGCCGCAGCAGACCACGAGGTGGACTGCGACTGCGACAAGCCCAAGGCGCCCAAGCCGTCGCACCCGCCCAAGACCAAGCCCAAGAACCCCAAGCCGCCCAAGGGCCCCTCCTACCCGTCGCCGGTGACGCGCCCGCCCAAGAAGGGCCCCTCCTACCCGCCGGTCACTCGCCCGCCGGTCGTCGGCCCGCCCAAGGGCCCCGTCACGCGCCCGCCGGTCGTCGCCCCGCCGGTCACGCGCCCGCCCGTCGTCGGCCCACCGGTCACGCGTCCGCCGGTGACCTACCCGCCGATCACCGGCCCTCCGACGACGCCGCCGGTCGTCGGCCCGCCGGTGACGTACCCGCCGATCACGGGCCCACCGGTCACAGTCCCTCCGATCACCGGCCCCCCAGTCACCGTCCCTCCTATCACCGGCCCGCCGTCGACGACGCCTCCGGTGACCGGCCCGCCCGTCACCTACccgcccggcggcggaggcgggggcagcCCATCGacgccgtgcccgccgccgcctccctcgaccccgacgacgccgtcgtcgccgactTGCCCGGCGGACTCGCTGAAGCTGGGGGCGTGCGTGGACCTGCTGGGCGGTCTGGTGCACGTCGGGCTCGGCGACCCCGTGGTGAACAAGTGCTGCCCGGTGCTGGAGGGGCTGGTGgagctggaggcggcggtgtgCCTCTGCACCACCATCAAGCTCaagctcctcaacatcaacaTCTACCTACCCCTggcgctccagctcctcctcacctgCGGCAAGACGCCGCCGCCAGGCTACACCTGCACCGTCTGA
- the LOC101760696 gene encoding formamidopyrimidine-DNA glycosylase gives MPELPEVEAARRALQAHCVGRRIARCVVADDSKVVVAAAGRAVFERAMVGKTIVAARRKGKNLWLQLDAPPFPSFQFGMAGAIYIKGVPVTNYKRSVVNSEEEWPSKYSKFFAELDDGLEFSFTDKRRFARVRLFEDPETVPPISELGPDALFEPMSVDNFLDSLGRKKIGIKALLLDQSFISGIGNWIADEVLYQSRIHPLQIASNLSRDGCEALHRSIQEVVKYAVEVDADLERFPKEWLFHHRWGKKPGTVNGKKIEFITAGGRTTAYVPQLQKLTGTQSSKMIAANLEQLAENGDAKDLDTDGEDADNLKPKKRAATSRAARGQQNKDTIGASSRKARGSGGGSKKPGTHVEAGELKTAVTDSNGEQGLDQANSNAVNKSDQVTRRSSRKVKPRK, from the exons ATGCCGGAGCtgccggaggtggaggcggcgcggcgggcgctgcAGGCGCACTGCGTGGGGAGGCGTATCGCGCGCTGCGTCGTGGCGGATGACTCCAAGGTGGTCGTCGCGGCTGCCGGCCGCGCGGTCTTCGAGCGCGCCATGGTCGGCAAGACCATCGTCGCCGCGCGCCGGAAGGGCAAGAACCTCTGGCTCCAGCTGGATGCGCCGCCCTTCCCGTCCTTCCAGTTCG GGATGGCAGGTGCGATATACATAAAGGGCGTTCCTGTTACGAATTATAAGAG ATCAGTTGTCAATTCTGAAGAGGAGTGGCCCTCCAAGTACTCTAAATTCTTTGCTGAG CTTGATGATGGCTTGGAGTTTTCCTTCACTGATAAAAGGCGCTTTGCAAGAGTTCGTTTGTTTGAAGAT CCAGAAACTGTACCCCCAATTTCTGAGCTAGGTCCAGATGCTCTCTTTGAGCCAATGTCTGTTGACAATTTTTTGGACTCCTTGGGTAGAAAGAAGATTGGAATAAAAGCTCTTTTACTTGATCAG AGCTTTATATCAGGCATTGGTAATTGGATTGCAGATGAGGTGCTTTATCAG TCAAGGATCCATCCATTGCAGATTGCTTCAAATCTATCTAGAGATGGTTGTGAAGCATTGCACCGAAGTATCCAAGAG GTTGTGAAATATGCTGTTGAAGTTGATGCTGACCTTGAGCGCTTTCCAAAGGAATGGTTATTTCATCATCGTTGGGGCAAGAAGCCTGGTACAGTCAATG GAAAGAAGATTGAATTCATAACAGCTGGTGGCAGG ACAACAGCCTATGTGCCACAATTGCAAAAACTGACTGGAACCCAATCTAGCAAAATGATAGCAGCTAACCTGGAGCAACTGGCTGAGAACGGTGATGCCAAGGATTTAGATACTGATGGAGAAGATGCTGATAATTTGAAGCCAAAAAAGCGAGCCGCCACCTCCAGAGCTGCCAGGGGACAGCAAAACAAAGATACCATAGGTGCCAGTTCCAGAAAAGCAAGGGGAAGCGGTGGTGGCAGTAAGAAACCAGGTACCCATGTTGAGGCCGGGGAACTGAAAACGGCTGTCACTGATAGCAATGGCGAGCAAGGTTTGGACCAAGCCAACAGTAATGCAGTCAATAAATCAGATCAGGTTACAAGAAGATCATCAAGGAAAGTGAAACCCCGTAAGTAA